In Chryseobacterium shigense, the following proteins share a genomic window:
- a CDS encoding terminase gpP N-terminus-related DNA-binding protein — protein sequence MENKCPKCSSNTIVKSGIINGKQRFLCKDCRYYFTVKKMGKQIDDYYVTKALQLYLEGLSFREIERIIGVSHVTISSWIKKYNITRPPHSEFHPVYKILKQNELIEYMSQENNIKNSGLIITQFADKYMLIKWERFKK from the coding sequence ATGGAAAATAAATGCCCGAAATGCAGTAGCAATACCATTGTAAAAAGTGGAATTATTAACGGAAAACAACGTTTTCTCTGCAAAGACTGCAGGTATTATTTTACTGTAAAAAAAATGGGCAAACAGATTGATGATTACTATGTAACCAAAGCCCTGCAACTCTATCTTGAAGGTTTAAGCTTCCGGGAAATAGAACGTATTATCGGAGTTTCGCACGTAACAATCAGTTCCTGGATCAAAAAATACAATATTACAAGACCGCCCCACTCTGAATTCCACCCTGTTTATAAGATTTTAAAACAAAATGAATTGATTGAGTATATGTCTCAGGAAAACAATATTAAAAATTCAGGACTTATCATCACCCAGTTCGCGGACAAGTATATGCTGATTAAATGGGAGAGATTTAAAAAGTAG